A DNA window from Melanotaenia boesemani isolate fMelBoe1 chromosome 6, fMelBoe1.pri, whole genome shotgun sequence contains the following coding sequences:
- the tent5ba gene encoding terminal nucleotidyltransferase 5ba yields MSAASDQSRRFCVLSWDQVQRLDSILGEAVPIHGRGNFPTLPVQPRQIVQVVRARLEERGVCVKDVRLNGSAASHVLHQENGLGYKDLDLIFGVSLKDDQAFRLVKDVVLDCLLDFLPAGVSKERITALTLKEAYVQKLVKVCNDTDRWSLISLSNNTGKNVELKFVDSLRRQFEFSVDSFQICLDSLLLFDRCSETPMSESFHPTVIGESVYGDFKEAMEHLCERTIATRSPEEIRGGGLLKYCHLLVRGFTPSSEADMKQLQRYMCSRFFIDFPDIGEQQRKLEAYLQNHFTGMEHKRYECLMTLHQVVNESTVCLMGHERRQTLSLISMLALKVLAEQNAIPTVTNVTCYYQPAPYVQDINFSNYYIAHVQPPQITACSNSYQTWLPCS; encoded by the exons ATGTCCGCTGCTTCGGATCAGAGTCGGCGATTCTGTGTTTTGTCTTGGGATCAGGTGCAGCGCTTGGACTCGATCCTGGGGGAAGCTGTCCCCATCCACGGCCGAGGAAACTTCCCCACTCTGCCCGTTCAACCCCGTCAGATTGTTCAG GTGGTTCGAGCGAGGCTGGAGgagagaggtgtgtgtgttaaggaTGTGAGGCTGAATGGCTCAGCTGCTAGCCATGTGCTCCATCAGGAGAATGGACTCGGCTACAAGGACCTCGACCTGATCTTTGGTGTGTCGCTGAAAGATGACCAGGCCTTCCGTCTGGTGAAAGACGTCGTTCTGGACTGTCTGTTGGACTTCCTGCCAGCCGGGGTCTCTAAGGAGCGTATCACAGCGCTGACCCTCAAAGAGGCTTATGTACAGAAATTGGTGAAAGTCTGTAATGACACGGACCGCTGGAGCCTCATCTCACTCTCCAACAACACAGGCAAGAATGTGGAGCTTAAGTTTGTGGACTCTTTAAGACGGCAGTTTGAATTCAGTGTGGACTCCTTCCAGATTTGCCTCGACTCTCTGCTTTTATTTGACCGTTGCTCAGAGACGCCCATGTCTGAGAGCTTTCACCCCACGGTAATTGGGGAGAGCGTGTATGGAGACTTTAAGGAAGCTATGGAGCACCTGTGTGAGAGGACCATAGCTACACGCAGCCCTGAGGAGATCAGAGGGGGCGGCTTACTGAAGTACTGTCACCTGCTGGTGCGAGGGTTTACCCCCTCCTCAGAGGCGGACATGAAGCAGTTGCAGCGCTACATGTGCTCACGCTTCTTCATTGACTTCCCTGACATAGGTGAGCAGCAGAGGAAGCTGGAAGCTTACCTGCAAAACCACTTTACTGGGATGGAGCACAAACGCTACGAGTGCCTGATGACTCTGCACCAGGTTGTGAACGAGAGTACCGTGTGTCTGATGGGCCACGAGCGGCGCCAGACGCTCAGCCTCATCTCCATGCTGGCGCTGAAGGTGCTAGCGGAGCAGAACGCCATCCCCACTGTGACAAATGTCACTTGTTACTACCAGCCAGCACCATATGTACAGGACATTAACTTCAGTAATTATTATATCGCGCATGTGCAGCCGCCGCAGATCACGGCGTGCAGTAATTCATATCAGACATGGCTGCCCTGTAGCTGA